The sequence ttaccttttttgaggacatgtttttatcaatatctcgcgatccgcgtgcagtcgccatgtcaaatatcgaccgttggcattaaaaaaatgtgttttaaaaatgttaccaagtgggagtgcctctttaaggcaAGACTACAACAATATTATCACAAACTGTCTGACATATTTTAGTGCTGTCTGTTATTAAAAAAGGCTTCTTGTCTATAGTATTGGTCTTTGCACCAGACCTTGGAATAAGAAGGCTTGAGACATTGCTGCTTAGGAAGCAGCCAACTTTTATCTAGTGTATCTATTGTCTTTATGTTGATAATGAATAAATGGAGGAGTATAAGCACAGTTTTGATGGGTGCAGTACGCAAGTAAGATATGTTATTGAGGTTGAAACTTAATGTTGTTGTTACCAAAGTTAACCACAGTAATTAATTAAGTGATCAAATACCAAAGCTACAGGTACCAGAAATATTATCATGGTTCTGTGACATATTAGTCACAAATTATGACACATCAGCCAGAACACTACCGGTATATcaccaaaaaattattttaacacCAATGCAATCAGCTTGCTGTGGAAGTCCTTACTTAAGTAAGCAAACCTACCTAAGCAGTTCACACAAGGTATGGACTGCAAATTACATCAagaaataattatattttaaatgtCTAAAATGTAAAAGATAACGGTCCCTACaacataaatttgaaaatcaaattaatttgccAATATCAACCTTACCATAACAACATGTGAACTTTGAAATGTCATTGATTTATTACACACTGGTTCAATCTTGTtcaaaaatattacttttgCTTTGTACGGGATGACATTTAGCTTTCACTATGAGGTTACGGTGAAGCCAAAATGCTTAACTAGTCCATCAACTGGAAAAAAAGCTGCTTGGAACTTCATTACAAAAATTCCTTTACGAGAATCATGACAACGGATGACCTGGCTCAATCTTTTTCCAAGGAAACAACTATATTTCTTTGAGTTTTTCAAACTCTTCACAGTAAATAGTGGCAGTTTAAGAGAGTGCTCAACATTTGTATTTGGTACTCCAAACTTTAAAACTTGTGCTTTTGGCcttaaaattaaatgtatatgaatttcaaattctgATGATAAGTTATTAAACATGAGTTTGAAGTTCTAAAAATTATGGAATAATTGCATTAATTATTATGAACCTTTGAAAATACAGTGAAGGTTATGGAGAAGAGAGAACTAGACAGCGTGTTTTCTCATCTGAAATGTCGTCTTTTTATGCAGATGGGTACACAGGTAATATTTCTTTGACACTAACATTCTCATCAAGCATACAAATGGATCGTAAATGTGTGGAATCACTTGACCTTTAACAGATCACATCTTGAATTTATTGATTTTATACATTAAACTTCGGACTCACCATACACAGATCAAATTTACAACTTGAGTAAATAGTACGGGATGGCCTGTATGCATACTTGTCATAGTAAATCACACATGTTATCTACCTATCCAATACTTACAAGTGAATTACATGTGTTTCTTCATATATCAAATTGCCACAATTTTATCCAGTGTGTGTAGTACATAATTATATTGACCTATTACATCTAGCCCCAAGGGCCTACAGCAGATATGTCAcacgattttctcaaacaatACAAGCTCATAATTTAAACAGCTCTGATAAAAATTTATAAATGTAAGGACGTTATATCAGCTTCTTCTCAGTGAAACCTGTGAATAACTGCCAATTATCTCTATATATCTAATGACAATTTTCTAGATGTACCTTTAGTAAAATATTATACTTCTTCATTCACACcacttacaaattttgacaatttttcatggaaaaaCATTCATTCTTTTGAGAATGCTAATCACGATAAGTCTACCAGGTATGGGGTTACTGATACTTCTTTCTCTGATTATACTTTAAATTATTATACTGCTGGAAGAGTGAACACAAACAGAAAACCGTGTAAGAAACCAGATCAAATTCCTTCTACAGTTGTACTAGATCAGTTGTAATGGTGTTCTCTGTTTAGAAATAATAGTTAATATTATTGACTTCTGTGAAACTTGTCACTAAAAAGTCTTTACTTCAGAGAATTTCCCCAAAAACCTTATGAAAACAACTGAGCGCTAGACAAAGGAATTCTTTGAAACAAGCACTGAGGGCTCTCTTGATGTTCCCCATTCAAGCTGGACTGACAAGTGCATTAATACTATCATAGCACCATACTCAACATGGTGGCCTGGcatgtattacaaaacaaatcagtgTACATCATAGTGTATTATCTTTGTGTCATGTTTGAATCCTGGCAATGTGATGTCATTACATATCTGAGAAACAGCAGCAGATGGATGTTTGGAAAGATATTTATAATGGATGGGATTTGATCATAAGTTCCTATTCAATATTTTGTCCTGCAATTACCAGTGTAATAAAACGTAATTAGGGAAGGAAAGATGAAATAAACACCTTAGTACTTCGAAGCCAAGAGTCCCTTTTAAAATACGTACTGTCTTCAGTGTGCCACCCTTCTGTGGACATACAGGGCCTGGGCATAATACACAAACTTCTGCAAGAATGTAAGGGCACTTTCACACAAGCATTATGCATCGGGGATGATTACAATATGTACAGCACAAATTCATTGTTAGAGTATTTACATACGTTAAAATGTTCAACATTAAAATGCAATACGTGGGTATATACATGCTCAAGGAACTTTCACAAAGACAAGACTTCATGTATAATTCCCATTGTGGCCATAATGAATTCTATGCATAAATGTATGCAAGTTAAGATCATAAAGTCTTGGTACATGGTGGAAGATAAGCAGTAATATGCTTGCATGTTTGAATGAATCATTATATCTATAGACTCTCAAGGAAAACATTTTCTTGAGGCTCTATGCATTAACATACCATCTGTGATATTGATAATACTGGATTGTTATATGGCTTATCATGATGATCCCTGTATTCTCCACTCTAGCCAAAATTAGAATACAAACCTTATGAATGGATCTCCAAAGGGCAAACACGGCCAATCAGCATGCATCTCTTGCATGTACTGTCTCATGTCCTGCACACTTTTGTCTGAGGAAACAAACACGATTTCGAATGGTGATTTTTTCTCCATCAGCTCATTGTAAACTTCAGCCAGAAGTGGTGTGAACTGTTTGCATGGTGGGCACCAGCCAGCTGAGAAATACAAAGCAGCCACTTTATTCCTCAAGATTTCCTCTGCATTTATTGTCTGATGTTTTTTGTCTGTCAGCGTTTTCCCACTGAAAATATCCATTATTTGGCTTATGGAGAAGAGTCTCTTGTAATGTTTGATGCGTTCCCACTGGTCTTCAGCTTCTTGAAGTGGTTACTATACTGAGTGAAAGTctattgaaagaaaataaaagttaGAAATCCATAAACACCCCTTATTTTAGGGCACCAATGTTTCAATACCAGCACTTAAGTCAATTGGGGTTTTAGCTTCCATTTGCCATAACTATCCTTCAGTAGTATCAAACACATCCTATTGGCTGGACACAGGATGTCCTTACATGACGGTAGAAGTAAGTCGCTATGTCTGTGTGTCCAAAGCATATATAGCTCTAGCATTTGGCAGATAAGATTTTTTGCTGAATAATATGCAATTGAGCAAAATAAATATGAAGATAGTCAAAAGAGGAAAATCTGAAGAACGACTGGTCCAatggttttgatattttgcacatgTATTCCTGCAGGCTGGGGATGACCTAAccaaaatttgttcaattattacatgtaaaggataaaatttgcacataaaaattttcgatttttttctcattctttaaaaaaaaattcaaagtctTCTTCTCTGAAGCCATTTGTCAGAAATGTTTGTAATTTGACTTGGAgttcctagggatgacctaGTACCTCATACTAACAAtacttttatcatttttggtagAAACCTTATGAATGTAATTGAACTGCTTCAATTTTCATACAAAGACCATGCTCAAATTAAATCGGTAAGCCAGGACCTTTTAAAGAGAGTTCCAGTGTAGACTAGCACATTTAGTAGCTTGGCATTTGTCCATATCTTTGCTTTTGTAAGCTTTCATTTTGTATCTTGCCCGGGTGTGCACAGTAGTTATTAGCTTGCAAATCGCGATCACCCCACCATCAACGCAATGGACCTTGGTGAAGTCATTACTTCAATTTACTGTGTTATGATATTAACAGCCAACAAACTTGGTTTCtgtattcaaaatgtctgtCTTTTGGatgataacaatgtcaataagaaaatgtttttcacaaaagtccaagcctgaaaaaaaaatgtaactgCAAGGGCTGCACAATAAAAATACCTCgactttttgtctttttgtagATGGAATGTTCATGCACCTAATCACGATTAATATTGTACTTACTCACCATAAAGGTGGGTTTATGTACTCGTGAACTCTTTTATCTTCAAGTTAATAACAGATATAATGGAGTTGTTATCTCAGTGAGTCAGTGTATTGTTATTTACATTTGGTGGCAGATGCATTGATGATCCCCTCCACAGAAAAATCAAAGTCCGGCAAAAACTACGGGCTACATAATAACTACAATACAACTGCAAGTTCAGGCAATCAgatataatatcatatcatgCATATCGTTGTGTCACAGTAGTGGGATTCCCCGCAAacttaaacaacaaacaaaaaaacgcGTGTTTCTGCTGGTGAGCAGGTTTATCGTTTGCATAGTAACTGACCATCGGTTCAACTCAATGACATGATCAGTAATCCAGTGAACAAATTCATATTATTTCAATATTGTCTAGTGATGTCTTCTAAAACGATACCATCTTTCCAGGTGCATTTCAATGTCGTCAATTTAATGTAACATTATAAAAAATGCACGAACGTTGGACTGCGACTCTTCAAAGAACTATTGTTTTAGCAAGTACGTTAGTTTCCAACTGCATCGTGTACATCTGTCATTTGGCGTTTTTCGTCTGCTGCTCTGCGATTGGTTGCTACGGCTACACTGCATTGACTCGGAAGTAGGTTTGCTGCCATACTAAGTTACTGACGGTCAACTTTGACCAGCCACCGCACATACAGAATATTTGGGAGAAGTACTGTACCTTGCACGCAGTCCTTAACGACAGAACACGAGAAATATCTTTCCCAAGATCGACACTTTGCTGGCCGCAAGCCCACTTTGCTCCCAACAACTGCGTGTCTCTCGGATAACACCTCAGCGCGCCCAGTGACCTCCAGTTGTCGTGTTCATGCGCACTTGTCATTGCGCCAATGACTATTAGCTTGCCTAGGGAGTCATGTTAGCAAATAAGGTTAAGTTAGAGGTCTCTAAGATAGTGCTCTGTTATGCAGTGCACTGCCACTGGGAACCTGTTTGGACAGGAATACCACCATCAGAGCTTTACTTTGACTCACATATATACTGATATACTGATCGGTAGTAAGTTCACATGTATACTTTTTAAGGCTATTGGCGTACCGGTGATAAAAGACGAAAAgcgagagaaaaaaataaagcagTGACACTCGGTAAATGATACAAATGGTAAGAAAATGAACAAGAGTCattgatttaataaaattttatttttgtgtcctCATTCAACAAAGTGGAATATTCCGTCCCATCTGGACAGCCGCCACTTTTATGGCTAGGCTCAGCTCCCGGTGGAATTCCAGTAGCGTAAACAGCATGTGTAATTCTACCTGATTACTTGGGTGATTATGTGGGAATGTAACAACATCAGCAGCGGTATACCTAAATACATTGGAAGTTTGGTGTGTGTAAACTTATCGCGACAGTACAGTAAtaatacagatatatatataatctatcACGCGATAAAATTGTTCTATAttgtgaataaaaaaattaccaggGCTGACTGGTATCACATTTAAATTGGCCAAATGATAACACCTATTTTGTGGTGGACAAACACAGACCCATTTCATCAAAAGAACATTTTAATAAGAAGGCCTTTCAAATCACATTAAACCACATCCACCACCATTTCAATTCCTAGCTCCTATGATATTGAATGTGCTTGAGGTGGTCTTGTGACTGCATGACTGTTGTTCATTCAGTCACGCAAGTACTGTATATATTTACAGTAATAACCCTTTGAGTTCTGtaaattttcaaaccaaaattttagtgtaaaattttacaaacttttatgaatttctctggaattgttttgattttggaCTAGATGGAAATCCCTTTTcgttggctacagtttttgaccaaaagtttggaaaaaatctgaaaaaatttgtgtGGGTTACGTACATTTTATACAGGTACTCAAATggttaaacattttgaaatgtccTCAAAATTGTCTTTGATGATCCGAATGGCTTACTCATCTTCAGTAACATATCATTTGCATAGACAATGGAAATGCATTACTGTATCATTCAAGTTATGTAGCCTTCATATCTGCAGGCAAtactttgttaaatttgtgcAGCATTTTTGGTACATTGCCCTGAAATTAAACCAACAAGAGCACTGATAACTTTGTACACTAGgctttcatttttattctccCTCCTGCTTTTGCCTAGTTTTTCATCAGATACAACAGTCTTTTCTTTCTCAAGATGTAATCAAATCAGGCATGATCACATGGAAAGGTTGAATTGACGCAGGGCACATGCAAACCTACAGGCAGTACAGGGTTTTGGCATGGTTCAGTGTTCACAAGGAAGAAATCTTTCATTGGAGGAGAATGTGAAtgttaaatcatgaaaatataaactCCTTAAACCTGTATAAGTTACCAAGAGAATGACTCATCTTATGTTTTgtgagagcgagagagagatatatatatatatatatatatatatatatatatatatatatatatatatatatatatataaacagagagagagagagagagagagagagagagagagagagagaggaagtgTGGGGGACTGAGTTTGTGTTGATGCCACAGACCGGAAAACAGTTCACTTGTccacaaagtttcaatatacaacatgtttttttatgatttttcaaagttggtacatcaTCACACGACAGGTCCCTGAAGGAGAGGAAGCCATGAAAAATAATGACACAATTATTCTAGTATTCAGTGGCTTCGTTTCATTGGTGGAGCAGACAGGtttacaggtgcagccaacaaTTCTTTCAAAAAGTACCCCGACATAAGTgatgttttaacttttttattttcatttcctttACATAACACAGTCTCATTGAATATTTGTTACAGGCAACGAGGTATACagacttgttttcttttcctCACTACTTCATGATCTCCTATGATAGCCTTTCACTTCCCCAACCCTTCTTTGATAGAACATCTATACAGTTCTGAAATTATTATTGAGATTACACAAGGACTAAAAACCTAATGATGTATTGTTGAGGTACATGttgtaaaaatattaaacaaaaagATTCATTTTTTCCAATCTTACAATAGGTGACAATTATTTCTAACTTTCTTCTAAATTAAACTGAAATTCTGTTTGAAAAGGATTGTTTAACGTGTACATGTTGTGCTCTACAttaaatgcaacaaaaacaaTTCTTAAACAAGGTAGAGATGTGTACATTTCACTCAGACATAAACTGAGAAAAACATCCCTAGATTACTGTTTGCTCTGTGCAAGCACGCGATTCATCAGGCTGATCCTACCACAAACAGGTTTTTGGTTCAGCCATCATAGAGCAAGAACAAACATGTCCATCAGATGTTCTTTTCAGAGTATTTCCCAGTGAGGGATCCACACTATCCTACTCATGTTTCCATCTCCATTTGGCGGGAAATTCACCAGAACTTGTCAAAGTCTTTCTCCACGGtctgaaacacaaaaacacgATACAAGTGGGGCTATTTTCAATCCTCTGGTATGCATGCATGGTCCAAGAGTGCACAATTAGCTCTTACAGCCTGTCAGAACAACGCATGTTATTGGTGTTTGTGTTACAAAAGCTGATATCTGTCTGCAGAAGAGGCAATACAGCTAGTAGTACAAAGATCTTGTAGATCTGTACAATTTCAGAGTGGTGATCCATACAAAAGAACAAAATCAAGACTTCAATACAGCTTCTACGCAGCTTTGCATCAGTGACAGACTTATAAAATCTTGTGTTGCACTCCAACCATGAGAACAGAGttttgaacttattgtgaagGAAAGTACGACAGTTTAGATAACTACATATTCACTTGATAATTGAAGTTCTACCAATGTGGTTATTCATAAAGCAGTATGCCAGTTTAGCAATGGTGAGACGATGCTTGCCTGTGATAGTGCCAACAAATACTTACAAAAGGTTCTGTATTTGGAGCGTATCTTTTCACTGGCTGACCATTCTTGTCAACTAGAAACTGgattaagtgaaaaaaaaaagcaaagtttacattttgatgttGGGAAATCATGTGATAATGTTACTATATGATGTAATAAACACAAATCCTGCAACATGGTATTTCTGCTCAACTAATAAATTGTCCTAAATCATTTAACCAAGAGATACAGAGTGACTGAATTTGATGTTAGCATAGAGGGTAGAAAAGCTTTGTTGCTAGTAAAGATAAAGTGGACAGACAACATTGAAGGACTGCCAATACTATTTAGAGCTAGAATTAGTGTTAGCACAAACAAACctaaaaatcatgatttactTTTCAAATCATCAGTTACTTGTTACATCCAGCTTTGAATGCCAAACATGCTGCTCTTGTTCAACAAAGGAACATTAACTCACTGACCAAGTACAGACACAATAGTTGACTGCTGTCTCTGTTTAATCAATAAATGTCGTGTTTTGGCAGAGAACCAGGACAGTTCTCATCTTTTCGTAAGCCCAGATCAATTGAGAGATAAAACCACTGTATTTATGACATAATAAAAGTAAATTCTTTTTGTTTGGAATACTGCGAGTACACAATGTGATCTGACCTGCTGTACCTATTGCTGTCAACAAAGAAAATACCACTGTAACCAGTACATTTAGGATGACTTGCTGTACTCACAAGAGTAAACAGTACATTGAATACTTGACTCCATTTTATTCTGTCAACTAACTACATGATCTCACTGTATAATACATGTGAAATATTCTGCTCAAATCAGCCTAATCACGCACTACTGATAGGTGTATCATGACAATTTAAATACTAAGGAAATGTTTTTCGGTACAGATAAAAATTAGCAACATTTAATATTGCCTAAAAATTAACAGTATCTTGGGTCATTACTATTTCAAGAAGGCCAAATAATGTTATCCATGATGGCCTAAGGATTAAATGGACTGGGTAGGAAATTTCTAAAGAAGCAGCTTTCCTGAAATGACCAACATTTTTTGAATTGCAAGAtagtaaaatttgaacaaatctaacaaaGCCATTGTTTATTGCTTGATATGCAAAATAGTGATCAGCTAGCTCATGCTGAAGCCAGTTTAATGGAAAATCTCCTAAAATGGTAAACTTTGCCAACTTATTATTAATAATAGCACATATCATATATGTAATTCATTCTTTGGTGTCAACTAGCCAAATACTAGTATCACAGAAACTTTACTGACAAAGGACCACCTTCATAGGATGGGGAAAATAATCAACAGCAAATGAAAGAAACTGATTTGATGAACACAACTTTGTTGGCAGCAAAGTAAATAAAGGTTACAGTATTCACATCATGCTCTGCAGTGATTACAGGCAAGAAACAGGTTTTTTTCATCAGCGGGAAAACAAACGCTTTGAGACAGACCATACTGTCAACGTACAGTTTAcaacatttcagaaatttacagttttgttttcattttgaagcATTGAAGAATTAAAATATCCCCACACCACATGTATGATTTACTATTTTTATTGCTGGGCATAAAATTTATGGCCTGACTGTAGACAGCTACTTCAGTCCTAACAATAGAAATT comes from Ptychodera flava strain L36383 chromosome 8, AS_Pfla_20210202, whole genome shotgun sequence and encodes:
- the LOC139138616 gene encoding nucleoredoxin-like protein 2; translation: MDIFSGKTLTDKKHQTINAEEILRNKVAALYFSAGWCPPCKQFTPLLAEVYNELMEKKSPFEIVFVSSDKSVQDMRQYMQEMHADWPCLPFGDPFISELKTMYNVKSIPKLVVIKENGEVITEQGRKEVQDRGVHCFKNWVQAANIIQNFTAD